Proteins encoded within one genomic window of Synergistales bacterium:
- a CDS encoding acetate--CoA ligase family protein, which produces LFRQFGVLPLEDVEDIVGTGLLFGSGRRARGNRVAILTTSGGGGIVTADRCAEVGLEVPPLGDATRREVERYIPSFGSSRNPVDMTAQVINAPQGYPGCFKAVEAGPDVDMIISVHSMIIGDAGWSMTRGLEEAYAETEKPVGCCWLIDEGNGGDFIRSLRGAGVPVFGSLRACARAMGLLAGWDPRIPDLGEMCATGQRQLLADAAGGLTEYDAKRVLRRYGVPTTGESLCLSLQEALEAAADVGYPVALKVMSPDIVHKTEAGIVALNLKNDEELRNAYGRLLERAAAYGENTRIQGVLVQQMVRPGLECMVGVKRDPLFGPMVAVGLGGIYVEIFRDVSLRRVPVDEEGVLEMLGDLKGYPLFSGARGQKKRDIRAFAGLVAAVSRMACNEERLEELDVNPVFVLPEGEGAVAVDAYIRLRDE; this is translated from the coding sequence CCTCTTCCGCCAGTTCGGCGTGCTGCCCCTGGAGGACGTGGAGGACATCGTGGGCACGGGGCTGCTCTTCGGTTCGGGCCGGAGGGCCCGGGGCAACCGCGTGGCCATCCTCACCACCTCCGGCGGGGGCGGCATCGTCACCGCCGACCGCTGCGCCGAGGTGGGCCTGGAGGTGCCCCCGCTGGGTGATGCGACCCGCCGGGAGGTAGAGCGGTACATCCCCTCCTTCGGCTCCTCCCGGAATCCCGTGGACATGACCGCCCAGGTGATCAACGCCCCGCAGGGCTATCCGGGCTGTTTCAAGGCTGTGGAGGCCGGCCCTGATGTGGACATGATCATCTCGGTACACTCCATGATCATCGGCGACGCCGGCTGGTCCATGACCAGAGGGCTGGAGGAGGCCTATGCCGAAACAGAGAAGCCCGTAGGCTGCTGCTGGCTGATCGACGAGGGCAACGGCGGGGATTTCATCCGTTCCCTCCGGGGCGCCGGCGTCCCGGTCTTCGGCAGTCTCAGGGCCTGCGCCCGCGCCATGGGGCTGCTGGCCGGCTGGGATCCCCGTATCCCCGACCTGGGGGAGATGTGCGCAACCGGCCAGCGGCAGCTGCTGGCCGATGCCGCCGGCGGGCTCACCGAGTACGACGCCAAGCGCGTGCTCCGGCGCTACGGGGTGCCCACCACCGGCGAATCGCTCTGTCTGTCGCTGCAGGAGGCGCTGGAGGCGGCGGCCGATGTGGGGTATCCGGTGGCGCTGAAGGTGATGTCCCCGGACATCGTGCACAAGACGGAAGCCGGGATCGTGGCGCTGAACCTGAAAAACGACGAGGAGCTCCGCAACGCCTACGGTCGTCTGCTCGAACGGGCTGCGGCCTACGGGGAGAACACCCGCATCCAGGGCGTGCTGGTGCAGCAGATGGTCCGGCCCGGGCTGGAGTGCATGGTGGGCGTCAAGCGGGACCCCCTCTTCGGACCCATGGTGGCTGTGGGGCTGGGGGGGATCTACGTGGAGATCTTCCGCGACGTGTCGCTGCGCAGGGTGCCCGTGGACGAGGAGGGCGTGCTGGAGATGCTGGGGGATCTCAAGGGCTATCCCCTCTTCTCCGGGGCCCGGGGGCAGAAGAAACGGGACATCCGGGCCTTCGCCGGCCTGGTGGCGGCGGTCTCCAGGATGGCCTGCAACGAGGAGCGTCTGGAGGAGCTGGACGTGAACCCCGTCTTTGTCCTGCCCGAAGGAGAGGGGGCGGTGGCCGTTGACGCCTATATCCGGCTTCGAGATGAGTAG
- a CDS encoding UvrB/UvrC motif-containing protein, whose protein sequence is MKCERCGQHEAEVHIKQIVNGKVEEHHLCLACAREAGLPAGLGAKALELDLGGLLNTLWKDLLQDQSGPKLLSGGEEGEPPVCAECGHTLEEFKKTGKLGCPACYDGFREILQPLLRKIHGADFHRGLAPCASGWMESLEQRHGVLREELQEAVDREEYEQAARLRDEIRALERKMEEQS, encoded by the coding sequence GTGAAATGCGAACGCTGCGGACAGCATGAGGCGGAGGTCCACATCAAGCAGATCGTCAACGGCAAGGTGGAGGAACACCACCTCTGTCTCGCCTGCGCCAGGGAGGCGGGCCTTCCCGCCGGGCTGGGCGCCAAGGCCCTGGAGCTGGATCTCGGCGGACTCCTGAACACCCTCTGGAAGGACCTCCTTCAGGACCAGTCGGGGCCGAAGCTCCTTTCCGGCGGGGAGGAGGGCGAACCGCCGGTCTGCGCCGAATGCGGCCATACGCTGGAGGAGTTCAAAAAAACCGGCAAGCTGGGCTGTCCGGCCTGTTACGATGGCTTCCGGGAGATCCTGCAGCCTCTGCTGCGGAAGATCCACGGCGCGGACTTCCACCGGGGGCTCGCCCCCTGTGCGTCGGGGTGGATGGAGAGCCTCGAGCAGCGCCACGGGGTACTCAGGGAGGAGCTGCAGGAGGCTGTCGACCGGGAGGAATACGAGCAGGCCGCCCGGTTGCGGGACGAGATCCGCGCCCTGGAGCGGAAGATGGAGGAGCAGTCGTGA
- a CDS encoding ATP--guanido phosphotransferase → MAPEELIRGEPEWIGPWGRRSDVVLSCRIRLARNVEGVPFPGRATAGQLEQVAAGILEGAEGLPAMARGVSLPLASVPMTTRLMLYERRLVSREFLGDEPGRHLAVGSRGATALMLNEEDHLRIQVVLGGAQLDAAWSLARSVERGLGGTPFAYDRTFGYLSSCPTNVGTGLRASVMLHLPALTMTRQIQHLIHECQKVGLAVRGSFGEGTAAQGDLYQLSNQVTLGPAEEELTGKVSALAEKIVEAEREARRVIAERKEEQLAERIWRSWGVLQYAHALGLKEALHRLSALRLGGATGGFPRLDTMRWKELLLWVQPGHVQHLQRSDEEEKHARARIVRELLGRC, encoded by the coding sequence ATGGCACCGGAGGAACTGATCCGCGGCGAGCCGGAATGGATCGGCCCCTGGGGCCGGCGGAGCGACGTGGTGCTCTCCTGCCGCATCCGGCTGGCCCGGAATGTGGAGGGCGTCCCCTTCCCGGGGAGGGCCACCGCCGGGCAGCTGGAGCAGGTGGCCGCCGGGATCCTGGAGGGTGCGGAAGGTCTGCCCGCCATGGCCCGGGGTGTCTCCCTGCCGCTGGCGTCGGTGCCCATGACCACCCGACTGATGCTCTACGAACGCCGGCTGGTGAGCCGGGAGTTCCTGGGCGACGAGCCGGGACGCCACCTGGCGGTGGGGAGCCGCGGGGCCACGGCGCTGATGCTCAATGAGGAGGACCATCTCCGTATCCAGGTGGTGCTGGGGGGCGCCCAGCTGGACGCCGCCTGGTCGCTGGCGCGCTCCGTCGAACGGGGCCTGGGCGGGACGCCCTTCGCCTACGACCGCACCTTCGGGTACCTCTCGTCCTGTCCCACCAACGTCGGGACGGGGCTGCGGGCCTCGGTGATGCTCCACCTCCCCGCGCTGACCATGACCAGACAGATCCAGCACCTGATCCACGAATGCCAGAAGGTGGGGCTGGCCGTGCGGGGCAGCTTCGGCGAGGGGACCGCCGCCCAGGGCGACCTCTACCAGCTCTCCAACCAGGTGACCCTGGGCCCAGCCGAGGAGGAGCTGACCGGCAAGGTCTCGGCCCTGGCGGAGAAGATCGTGGAGGCCGAGCGGGAGGCCCGGCGGGTGATCGCGGAACGGAAGGAAGAGCAGCTTGCCGAACGGATCTGGCGCTCCTGGGGTGTACTGCAGTATGCCCACGCTCTGGGATTGAAGGAGGCCCTGCACCGGCTCTCCGCCCTGCGGCTGGGCGGCGCGACCGGCGGGTTCCCCAGGCTCGACACCATGCGCTGGAAGGAGCTGCTGCTCTGGGTGCAGCCCGGCCATGTCCAGCATCTGCAGCGGAGCGACGAAGAGGAGAAGCACGCCCGGGCACGGATCGTGCGCGAGCTGCTGGGACGTTGCTGA
- the plsY gene encoding glycerol-3-phosphate 1-O-acyltransferase PlsY: MSSLQWCWVAVGYLFGSVPMGLVTACLVAREDIRNHGSGNIGATNVGRLLGTPWAVAVALADMAKGGVAVLLAWAMGVHAPWILACTGVAGVCGHNFPVWLGFRGGKGVSTTYGVVVALTLLPGKGSMLLWLTAPLAGALWFVLLKTTRYVSLASIVSLAAIPVILFLFGASGAYITAGVLLALLTAVRHRGNLQRLARGEEPRSGRSS, from the coding sequence ATGAGTAGCCTGCAGTGGTGCTGGGTCGCCGTGGGCTACCTCTTCGGCTCGGTGCCCATGGGGCTGGTGACGGCCTGCCTGGTGGCCCGGGAGGACATACGGAACCACGGCTCCGGCAACATCGGCGCCACCAATGTGGGCCGCCTGCTGGGTACCCCCTGGGCGGTGGCCGTGGCCCTGGCCGACATGGCCAAGGGCGGCGTGGCGGTGCTGCTGGCCTGGGCGATGGGGGTCCACGCCCCCTGGATCCTGGCCTGTACCGGCGTGGCGGGGGTCTGCGGGCACAACTTCCCTGTCTGGCTGGGCTTCCGGGGCGGCAAGGGGGTCTCCACCACCTACGGTGTGGTCGTAGCCCTCACCCTCCTGCCCGGCAAGGGCTCCATGCTGCTCTGGCTCACGGCGCCGCTGGCCGGGGCGCTCTGGTTCGTGCTGCTCAAGACGACCCGCTATGTCTCGCTGGCCTCAATCGTCTCCCTGGCGGCGATCCCGGTGATCCTCTTTCTCTTCGGGGCCTCCGGGGCGTACATCACCGCCGGTGTCCTGCTGGCGCTGCTCACGGCGGTGCGCCACCGGGGGAATCTGCAGCGTCTGGCCCGGGGTGAGGAGCCCCGGTCGGGCCGCTCTTCCTGA
- a CDS encoding CtsR family transcriptional regulator, with protein sequence MASLTQTIEEYIRQMLDSNESYSLSLRRKELAEKFGCVPSQINYVLSSRFTPERGFIVESQRGGHGYIKIVKVRYKEPEDRIKDLESLIGDAMDEQEARRLLAILEKRGLLTSRERLMSEVSLRYIIDLSDTLFDVSPYKRDKMLAELLKRIIRSLVLS encoded by the coding sequence ATGGCGAGTCTGACCCAGACCATCGAAGAATACATACGGCAGATGCTGGACAGCAACGAGAGCTATTCGCTTTCGCTGCGGCGCAAGGAGCTGGCCGAGAAGTTCGGCTGCGTGCCCAGTCAGATCAACTACGTGCTGAGCAGCCGCTTCACGCCGGAACGGGGCTTCATCGTGGAGAGCCAGCGGGGCGGGCACGGGTACATCAAGATCGTGAAGGTGCGGTACAAGGAGCCCGAGGACCGGATCAAGGATCTGGAGAGTCTGATCGGCGACGCCATGGACGAGCAGGAGGCCAGGCGTCTCCTGGCGATCCTGGAGAAGCGGGGGCTTCTGACCTCCCGGGAGCGTCTGATGAGCGAGGTGTCCCTGCGGTATATCATCGATCTCAGCGACACCCTCTTCGACGTCTCCCCCTACAAGCGGGACAAGATGCTCGCCGAGCTGCTGAAACGTATCATCCGGAGTCTGGTATTGTCGTGA